The following proteins are co-located in the Amphiprion ocellaris isolate individual 3 ecotype Okinawa chromosome 7, ASM2253959v1, whole genome shotgun sequence genome:
- the rnf7 gene encoding RING-box protein 2: MDDGDEPGLVLSHNTSSGSKSGGDKMFSLKKWNAVAMWSWDVECDTCAICRVQVMDACLRCQAENKQEDCVVVWGECNHSFHNCCMSLWVKQNNRCPLCQQDWVVQRIGK; this comes from the exons ATGGATGACGGTGACGAGCCGGGTTTAGTCCTCTCTCACAACACTTCTTCGGGCTCTAAGTCGGGCGGGGACAAGATGTTTTCCCTGAAGAAGTGGAATGCTGTGGCTATGTGGAGCTGGGACGTTGAATGCGACACTTGTGCCATTTGTCGGGTGCAAGTAATGG ACGCTTGTCTCCGATGCCAGGCGGAAAATAAACAAGAGGACTGTGTTG TTGTATGGGGAGAGTGCAATCACTCCTTTCACAACTGCTGCATGTCCCTTTGGGTGAAGCAGAACAATCGCTGCCCCCTCTGCCAACAGGACTGGGTGGTTCAGAGAATCGGGAAATGA